In the Syntrophales bacterium genome, one interval contains:
- a CDS encoding helix-turn-helix transcriptional regulator produces MEYQTIKENGKVKFVVLPVKSFQAILNRIEDESDLRDIREARSEPLYDQKEAEDYIFMNPVKRERIERGWTQEELANRMGVKQATVAKWEREGAVYRRATRQKLAKVFGISETSFS; encoded by the coding sequence ATGGAATACCAGACAATTAAGGAAAATGGAAAAGTAAAGTTTGTGGTGCTGCCCGTTAAGTCATTCCAGGCCATCCTCAATCGTATAGAAGATGAATCCGATCTGCGCGACATTCGTGAGGCCAGATCTGAACCGCTATATGATCAGAAAGAAGCGGAAGACTATATCTTTATGAATCCCGTCAAGCGGGAGCGCATTGAAAGGGGATGGACACAGGAAGAACTTGCCAATCGAATGGGAGTAAAGCAGGCAACCGTAGCAAAATGGGAACGGGAAGGCGCTGTTTATCGCAGGGCAACCAGACAAAAGCTGGCAAAAGTCTTTGGAATAAGCGAGACAAGCTTCTCTTAA